CTGCGGCTCTCTTTCTTGCGTCTGGCGAAATTGGCGTGATCGGAAATCTCCAGCGCCTTGTTGAACACGCCCTGGAAGTCGCCGCTGTCATAGGTGACGCCGCTGGCCGCCGCGAACGGCATCTGCGACGGCTTGATGAAGTTGCGCTTGCGCAGCGTCAGCCGGTTGATGCCCATCTCGTCGGCGGCGCGGTCGATCAGGCGTTCCATGTAGTAATTGGCCTCGGGCCGGCCGGCGCCGCGATAGGCGCCCATCAGCGTGGTGTTGGTCAGGACCGTCTTGATGTCGACGCCGAGCAGCGGGGTGCGATAGACGCTGGCGAGATTTTTTCCGGTGTTGAGCGACAGCGGCCCCGGCGCCACGCCGGTGATATAGGCCCCGAGATTGCCGTAGCCGGAGAGGCGGACCGCGAGGAACTTGCCCTCGGCGTCGAGCGCGAGTTCGGCATGGATCAGTTGGGCGCGGCCGTGGCTGTCGGACAGGAAGCTGGTCGACCGTTCATCGGTCCATTTCACCGGCCGTCCCAGCGCCCTCGCTGCATGCAGAATGCAGGTATATTCGGGATAGCTGACGTTCTTCATGCCAAAGGAACCGCCGACATTGGCGGTCAGGATGCGGACCTTGTCGTTCGGCACGTTGAGGATCTTCGCCAGCGTCACCTTGTTGCCGGACACGCCCTGGGTCGGAACCTGCAGCGTAAAGCGTTCGCTGGTCTTGTCGTAGGCCGCCAGCGCCACGCGCGGTTCCATCGACACCACGGCGACACGGGTATTGACGATGTCGAGCTTCGTCACATGCGCCGCGGCGGCGAAGGCGGCCTCGATCCTGGCGGTGTCGCCGTAGTGATAATCGAGCGCGACGTTGTTGGGGATGTGGTCATAGAGCTGGGGGGCGCCGGGCCTGGCCGCTTCGGCGGCGTCGGTGACGGCGGGGAGCGGATCGATATCGACCTCGACGGCTTCGGCGGCATCGCGCGCCTGCGCCAGCGTTTCGGCGACGACGAAGGCGACGGGATCGCCGACGAAGCGCACCTTGTCGCTCACCAGTGCGGTGCGGTTGGTCTGCAGCAGCGGCGTGCCGTCACGGCTCTTCAGCGGCAGGCCGCAGGTGAAGGGCCCGTAATTCGCCACCGCAAGGTCCTTGGCCGTGTAGACCCCGAGCACGCCCGGCATCGATTTGGCGGCCTTGGTGTCGATGCCGCGGATGATCCCGTGGGCATGGCTGGAGCGTACGATCCAGGCGTAGGCTTGGCCGGGCAGGTTGAAATCGTCGGTGTATTTGCCCTTGCCGCGGACCAGCGTGTCGTCCTCCTTGCGGCGCACCGGTTGCCCGACACCGTATTTTTGCAGTGCGATAGCGTTTTCCAGGGAGGACGAAGACGAATGATCTTGCATTGGCAGGTACCTGAAAGGCTTGGTTTTTGCGCGATTTCGCGGGTTCCCGTGAGATAACGCACCGATACCGGTACGACAACGCCTGATTGGGCATGCTGCCATGTGAACGGCTGTTGCGTGGCGCTTGCGCGCTGCTAAAGTTTCCGTGAACGGAAATTCCACGCCGGCTCCAGAAGGCCGCGGAAAGACATTTTGAATGAACCAGGACACCCGGCTTCGCGATGGCCCCGCGCCGCGCGAAGCCGATGGCCCAAGGCTGCGTGATGGCACGCCCGGGGCGGCCCATCCGCCGGCCGCCGCTGGAACCGGCGTTTATGCCGCGCTGGACCTTGGCACCAACAATTGCCGGCTCTTGATCGCCTGTCCCACCGGCGACGGCTTTCGCGTGGTCGACTCGTTCTCGCGGATCATCCGGCTGGGGGAGGGCATCTCGGCGACCGGCTGCATCAGCGATGCCGCGATCGACCGCGCCATCGCCGCCTTGAGCATTTGCCGCGACAAGATCCATTCCAGGAGAGCCGGGCGGCTGCGGCTGATCGCAACGGAGGCCTGCCGCGCCGCCTCCAACGCCGACGGCTTCCGGCACCGGGTCGAAGCCGAGACCGGGATCCGGCTCGAGGTGATCGATCGCGAGACCGAAGCGACGCTGGCGGTGATCGGCTGTTCGCCGCTGCTCGATCCCAGGGGCCGCGGCGCCATTCTGTTCGATATCGGCGGCGGGTCCACCGAACTGGTCCGGATCGAGCGCGATCCGGATGAGCAGGATGCGGCGCCTCGCATCAAGGGATGGATGTCGATCCCGCTCGGCGTCGTCTCGCTGGCCGAGCATTTCGGCGGCAAGGACGTCACGCCGCAATCCTATGCCGATATGGTCGAGAAGGTCGCCCGGCACATCGCGCCGTTTGCGGCCGAGCACGGCGAGGACCTCAGGGATATGCACCTGCTCGGCACCTCGGGCACGGTGACCACCCTGGCCGGGGTCCATCTTAATCTGGCGCGATACGATCGCCGCCGGATCGATGGCGTCTGGATGAGCGATGCGGATCTTACCGCTACCATCGCGCGTCTGCTCGGCATGAGCTACCAGGAGCGCGCCAGCAACAATTGCATCAGCGTCGAGCGCGCCGATCTGGTGCTGGCGGGCTGCGCCATTCTCGATGCCATCCGTGACGCGTTTCCGCTGCCGCGGCTGCGGGTCGCCGATCGCGGCCTGCGCGAGGGCATGCTGGTCGAAATGATGCGCGAGGACGGCGCGCTCGGCGGATGCCGATAGGCGTTTGCGCCGGCAATGTGCTAGAGCCCTCAAATCATGGCGAAAGACACCACCGGCCGGCTGCACGTTACCGTCAAGACCGGCGGCAAGCGCAAGCTGTCCTCCAAGCTCTGGCTGGAGCGGCAGCTCAACGATCCCTATGTGGCGCAGGCCAAACGGGAGGGCCTGCGCTCGCGCGCGGCCTTCAAGCTGATCGAGATCGACGACAAGCACCATTTCCTCAAGCCGGGCATGACGGTGGTCGATCTCGGCGCGGCGCCCGGCGGCTGGAGCCAGATCGCCGCCAAACGCGTCGGTTCGGTCGGCGGCAAGGGCAAGGTGATCGCGATCGATCTTCTGGAGATGCCGGAGATCCCCGGCGTCAGCTTTGCGCAGCTCGACTTTCTTAAAGACGATGCGCCCGACAAGTTGCTGAAGATGATGGGCGGCCGCGCCGACGTCGTGCTGTCCGACATGGCGCCCAATACGACCGGCCATCGCAAGACCGATCAGCTCCGTATCGTCGGCCTCGTCGAAGCCGCTGCAGCGTTCGCCGCCGAGGTACTCAATCCCGGCGGCACGTTCGTCGCAAAAGTGTTCCAGAGCGGTGCGGATGCCGAACTGATGACGCAACTCAAGCGTGACTTTGCCACCGTCAAGCACGTCAAGCCGGCGTCAAGCCGCAAGGATTCTTCCGAGCGCTACGTGCTGGCGATGGGATTTCGGGGCGGGCAGGCAAAGCCGCCGGGCGAGCGCACCTAAGCGCGCCGATCGGCTATTGGCCCGTCGCCAGCCGCCGAACGCCGGATGCAGTCAGCCCGAGCTCTCCGAGCCGTCTGACGGCGTAGCCCAGTCCGACCAGGCGCTCCCAGTGCAATTGAGGAATCTCGCGCTGCGCGTCGCCCTTGCTGACCTCGAGCAACGAGGCAAATTCGTCCGGACTGAGGGCAGGGGAATTATCCGTCATCACGCGACCTCGTCGGTCCAGACCTTGAAGCTGACCAGCGTATTCGGCCCGAACGTCTGGGTGATCGGGACATCGGAAGCATCGCGCCCCTGCGCAATCAGAACGCGGCCGATCCGCGGCACGTTGTTGCGCGGGTCGAACGTATGCCAGCATCCGCCGAGATAGGCCTCGAACCACCCGGCGAAGTCACCCGGCCCGTAAGGCGGCAGCGTTCCCATGTCGCCGAGATATCCGGTGCAGTAGCGCGCCGGAATATTCATGCAGCGGCAAAATGTAATGGCGAGATGGGCATAGTCGCGGCATACGCCCTTGCCCTCGGTGTAGGCGTCCCAGGCGGTCCTGGTTGC
The sequence above is drawn from the Bradyrhizobium sediminis genome and encodes:
- a CDS encoding xanthine dehydrogenase family protein molybdopterin-binding subunit; this translates as MQDHSSSSSLENAIALQKYGVGQPVRRKEDDTLVRGKGKYTDDFNLPGQAYAWIVRSSHAHGIIRGIDTKAAKSMPGVLGVYTAKDLAVANYGPFTCGLPLKSRDGTPLLQTNRTALVSDKVRFVGDPVAFVVAETLAQARDAAEAVEVDIDPLPAVTDAAEAARPGAPQLYDHIPNNVALDYHYGDTARIEAAFAAAAHVTKLDIVNTRVAVVSMEPRVALAAYDKTSERFTLQVPTQGVSGNKVTLAKILNVPNDKVRILTANVGGSFGMKNVSYPEYTCILHAARALGRPVKWTDERSTSFLSDSHGRAQLIHAELALDAEGKFLAVRLSGYGNLGAYITGVAPGPLSLNTGKNLASVYRTPLLGVDIKTVLTNTTLMGAYRGAGRPEANYYMERLIDRAADEMGINRLTLRKRNFIKPSQMPFAAASGVTYDSGDFQGVFNKALEISDHANFARRKKESRRNGKLRGIAIGSYLEVTAPPAGELGKITFEPDGSVKLTTGTLDYGQGHATPFAQVLSAQLGVPFEKITLEQNDSDLVRFGNGTGGSRSITATGAAIVEAAALVVAKGKQAAAHLLEASEGDIEFGNGRFTIAGTDRSIGIMELAQRMREGKMPEGAPDTLDVDHATKDTPSTFPNGCHVAEVEIDPDTGVTRIVRYTGVNDFGTIVNPMIVAGQLHGGVAQGIGQALMEQVSYDSSGQPITGSFMDYAMPRAEDVPLMEVGDHPVPAKSNPLGTKGCGEAGCAGSLASIVNAVLDALSEYGITHIDMPLTPERVWRAIQDAKARQAA
- a CDS encoding Ppx/GppA phosphatase family protein; its protein translation is MNQDTRLRDGPAPREADGPRLRDGTPGAAHPPAAAGTGVYAALDLGTNNCRLLIACPTGDGFRVVDSFSRIIRLGEGISATGCISDAAIDRAIAALSICRDKIHSRRAGRLRLIATEACRAASNADGFRHRVEAETGIRLEVIDRETEATLAVIGCSPLLDPRGRGAILFDIGGGSTELVRIERDPDEQDAAPRIKGWMSIPLGVVSLAEHFGGKDVTPQSYADMVEKVARHIAPFAAEHGEDLRDMHLLGTSGTVTTLAGVHLNLARYDRRRIDGVWMSDADLTATIARLLGMSYQERASNNCISVERADLVLAGCAILDAIRDAFPLPRLRVADRGLREGMLVEMMREDGALGGCR
- a CDS encoding RlmE family RNA methyltransferase encodes the protein MAKDTTGRLHVTVKTGGKRKLSSKLWLERQLNDPYVAQAKREGLRSRAAFKLIEIDDKHHFLKPGMTVVDLGAAPGGWSQIAAKRVGSVGGKGKVIAIDLLEMPEIPGVSFAQLDFLKDDAPDKLLKMMGGRADVVLSDMAPNTTGHRKTDQLRIVGLVEAAAAFAAEVLNPGGTFVAKVFQSGADAELMTQLKRDFATVKHVKPASSRKDSSERYVLAMGFRGGQAKPPGERT